One segment of Solanum lycopersicum chromosome 1, SLM_r2.1 DNA contains the following:
- the LOC104645292 gene encoding agamous-like MADS-box protein AGL92 — protein MGRKKVKLAFIENNTERRVSYRKRIKGFLTKARELNILCDVEMATLVYNPYQNEPEIFPNHEASTDLFTKFSNLPEEDKSKNMKTQENVIMKRIKKIEKELEKVRQENKKMEYTNHMYGLLNGEEMPNSKHPEYLNDLCYVINKNLKLIDDSIEAKTHEEGSTSNAPQPFVGPMDSGGTNFDISWAPLLAHVDDPVLSEIPLLAHADVPVLSEIPLLVPSTVPGRTNFEGPRAPLNLVPDVIPTSMVTLKAPLMGPSSASAQVPEFMKTPLPSDLSLVPSSSSSQRYAEIAYTMAYPMSSPMLVPPVAPQLDQNILSMSASEPMENNVNDSFVIQKSPSFSELLSFTDDQIQTLIDDTSFNTNVQESNPHHNNL, from the coding sequence ATGGGtagaaagaaagtgaagttagCTTTCATTGAAAATAACACTGAGAGGAGAGTATCATATAGAAAACGAATAAAGGGTTTCTTAACCAAGGCTCGTGAACTCAACATCCTTTGCGATGTTGAAATGGCTACCTTAGTCTATAACCCTTACCAAAACGAACCGGAGATATTTCCAAATCATGAAGCTTCCACCGACCTCTTTACAAAGTTTAGCAATCTTCCGGAGGAGGATAAATCAAAGAACATGAAAACACAAGAAAATGTAATCATGAAAAGGATCAAGAAAATTGAGAAGGAACTTGAGAAGGTGAGGCAGGAAAACAAGAAAATGGAGTATACAAACCACATGTATGGATTGTTGAATGGTGAAGAGATGCCCAACAGTAAGCACCCTGAATATCTCAACGATCTATGTTATGTGATCAATAAGAACCTCAAACTGATAGATGACTCGATCGAAGCAAAAACTCATGAAGAAGGTTCAACATCGAATGCTCCCCAACCTTTTGTTGGACCCATGGATTCTGGTGGGACCAACTTCGACATATCATGGGCTCCACTTTTGGCCCATGTTGATGATCCAGTACTATCTGAGATTCCACTTTTGGCCCATGCTGATGTTCCAGTACTATCCGAGATTCCACTTTTGGTTCCATCTACTGTGCCTGGAAGGACCAACTTCGAGGGACCAAGGGCTCCCCTTAATTTGGTTCCTGATGTAATTCCAACATCGATGGTTACTCTGAAGGCTCCATTGATGGGTCCTTCAAGCGCTTCTGCTCAAGTGCCTGAATTCATGAAGACTCCTCTTCCATCTGATCTTTCGTTGGTtccttcttcatcatcttcacaAAGGTATGCTGAAATTGCCTATACAATGGCTTATCCAATGTCTTCACCAATGCTTGTTCCTCCGGTAGCACCACAACTAGACCAGAATATCCTCTCAATGAGTGCATCAGAGCCAATGGAGAATAATGTTAATGACTCATTTGTCATTCAAAAAAGTCCTTCATTTTCTGAGTTGCTGAGTTTCACTGATGATCAGATACAAACTTTAATTGACGATACATCTTTCAACACTAATGTTCAAGAGTCGAATCCCCATCACAACAATTTATAA
- the LOC101260866 gene encoding O-fucosyltransferase 20-like, with the protein MAVSKTNKKKQQCYIAVPSQIINSISSSGLQSLLLSPKKKNPSFSVKLKLLLNNPRFWVLFLFVFGFVGMLKLWFNFETLLPFAPNPCGIFQEKTSFLNDHQVSQLSIGALNLGNGEKEEEGDEKNEFWKQPDGLGYKPCLDFSSEYRKTSSDIVKGRTRYLMVVVSGGMNQQRNQIVDAVVIARILGAALVVPILQVNVIWGDESEFSDIFDLDHFKEVLANDVRIVSSLPSTHVMTRPVEEKRTPLHASPEWIRSHYTRKLRRDGVLLLRSLDSRLSKDLPSDLQKLRCKVAFHALRFSPSILELGNKLTERMRSKGPYVALHLRMEKDVWVRTGCLPGLSHEIDEMINNERKQRPELLTSRSNMTYHDRKLAGLCPLNALEVTRLLKALGAPKRARIYWAGGIPLGGKEALQPLTSEFPHFFNKEDLALPGELEPFSKKASLMAALDYIVTENSNVFMPSHGGNMGHALQGQRAYAGHKKTITPNKRQMLRHFLNSSLSETEFNRIILDLHRDSLGQPELRKPGRDVTKYPVPECMCNGTMNHSST; encoded by the exons atgGCAGTGTCAAAAACTAACAAGAAGAAGCAGCAGTGTTACATAGCAGTACCatctcaaataataaattcaatttcttCTTCAGGGCTTCAGTCTCTGTTACTGTCTCCAAAGAAAAAGAACCCATCTTTTTCTGTAAAGCTCAAACTTTTGCTTAATAATCCAAGATTCTgggttttgtttctttttgtttttgggtTTGTTGGTATGTTGAAGTTATGGTTCAATTTTGAAACTTTACTTCCTTTTGCACCAAACCCATGTGGGATTTTTCAAGAAAAGACTTCATTTTTAAATGACCATCAAGTTTCTCAGCTCAGTATTGGAGCTCTGAatcttggaaatggagaaaaagaagaagaaggggaTGAAAAGAATGAGTTTTGGAAACAACCTGATGGGTTGGGTTATAAGCCTTGTTTGGATTTTAGTTCAGAGTATAGAAAAACAAGTTCGGATATTGTTAAAGGAAGGACTAGGTATTTGATGGTTGTGGTTTCTGGTGGAATGAATCAGCAGAGAAATCAGATTGTTGATGCTGTGGTGATTGCTAGGATTCTTGGTGCTGCTCTTGTTGTTCCCATTTTGCAAGTTAATGTCATCTGGGGTGATGAAAG TGAGTTCTCCGATATATTTGACTTGGATCACTTTAAGGAAGTATTAGCAAATGATGTAAGAATAGTTTCATCACTTCCGTCAACGCACGTAATGACTAGACCTGTGGAGGAGAAAAGGACTCCTCTCCATGCCTCCCCCGAATGGATTCGTTCACATTATACCAGAAAG CTTAGGAGGGATGGTGTTCTACTTTTGCGAAGCCTTGACTCAAGGCTTTCTAAGGATCTTCCTTCTGATCTTCAAAAACTTCGTTGCaag GTGGCGTTTCATGCTTTAAGGTTTTCGCCATCAATCTTAGAACTTGGTAACAAACTTACTGAGAGAATGAGGAGCAAGGGACCATATGTTGCTCTTCATTTGAGAATGGAGAAGGATGTGTGGGTGAGAACAGGATGTCTTCCTGGTTTAAGCCATGAGATTGATGAGATGATAAATAATGAGAGGAAGCAAAGGCCTGAGCTCTTAACTTCGCGTTCAAACATGACCTACCATGACAGAAAGCTTGCTGGTCTCTGCCCTTTGAATGCTTTGGAGGTTACAAG GTTGCTCAAAGCATTGGGAGCACCAAAGAGAGCAAGAATCTATTGGGCTGGAGGAATTCCTTTGGGTGGAAAAGAAGCATTGCAACCATTGACAAGTGAATTCCCTCACTTTTTTAACAAAGAGGATCTTGCGTTGCCCGGGGAACTTGAGCCATTTTCCAAGAAAGCATCCCTTATGGCTGCTCTCGACTACATAGTAACCGAAAATAGCAATGTTTTCATGCCATCTCATGGTGGAAACATGGGACATGCTCTCCAG GGACAAAGGGCCTATGCAGGGCACAAAAAGACTATCACTCCCAACAAAAGACAGATGCTTCGACATTTTCTGAACTCATCACTTTCTGAAACAGAATTCAACAGAATAATACTGGACTTGCATAGAGATTCCTTAGGTCAGCCAGAATTGAGGAAACCAGGAAGGGATGTAACAAAGTACCCTGTCCCAGAGTGCATGTGCAATGGTACTATGAACCATTCATCGACATAA